One segment of Gilliamella sp. ESL0441 DNA contains the following:
- the nlpI gene encoding lipoprotein NlpI, producing MLAVILMSGCSKSHLVLAVPEQVSYDDELKIAQISQQLSRKDIDTVTRMQLIFERGIVYDSLGFKAFAQIDFSTLLSYNPEIPDVYNFLGTYALREGDFDVALVSFNTTLELDSAYAYAYLNRAITLYRTGHYQSAVRDAVRFYQYDTNEPIRIIWLYLIEKEIDEKSALNMLQNRYDQLNDKTIYGSNIIAFYLGKINESKLMQIVQEDVENNRQLAERLCEIYFYLGKYYQNKGNNERAKMLFKYALANNIYNFVEHQQALYEIKLLEEK from the coding sequence ATGTTAGCTGTTATTCTTATGTCAGGTTGTTCAAAATCTCATTTAGTGCTCGCTGTTCCTGAGCAAGTTTCATATGATGATGAATTGAAAATTGCTCAGATCAGCCAACAATTATCCCGGAAAGATATTGATACTGTTACCCGAATGCAACTCATTTTTGAGCGGGGTATTGTGTATGATTCATTAGGTTTTAAAGCCTTTGCACAAATAGATTTTTCGACACTATTAAGTTACAATCCTGAAATACCGGACGTTTATAACTTTTTAGGTACTTATGCGCTTAGAGAAGGTGATTTTGATGTTGCTTTAGTGTCTTTCAACACGACATTAGAGTTGGATTCTGCTTATGCATATGCTTATTTGAATCGTGCTATTACGTTGTATCGTACAGGTCATTATCAATCAGCTGTAAGGGATGCAGTTAGATTTTATCAATATGATACCAACGAGCCAATTAGAATTATTTGGCTTTATCTTATTGAAAAAGAAATTGATGAAAAATCAGCATTAAATATGTTACAAAATCGTTATGATCAGCTAAATGATAAAACGATTTATGGTAGCAATATCATTGCATTTTATTTAGGTAAAATTAATGAATCTAAGTTAATGCAAATTGTTCAGGAGGACGTTGAAAATAATCGGCAATTAGCTGAGCGTCTTTGTGAAATCTACTTTTATTTAGGAAAATACTACCAAAATAAAGGTAATAATGAGCGTGCCAAAATGTTATTTAAATATGCTTTAGCTAATAATATTTATAACTTTGTTGAACATCAACAGGCACTCTATGAAATTAAGTTACTTGAGGAAAAGTAA
- the pnp gene encoding polyribonucleotide nucleotidyltransferase: MFNPTYQKFQYGRHTVTLETGILARQASAAVMVNMDDTAVFVTVVANKKVKEGQDFFPLTVNYQERTYAAGRIPGGFFKREGRPSEGETLIARLIDRPLRPLFPEGFVNEIQIIATVVSVNPDVSPDLVAMIGASAALCLSGVPFHGPIGAARVGLLNDEFVLNPSVKELQDSRLDLVVAGTKSAVLMVESEADLLSEEQMLAAVVLGHEQQQVVIDNINEFVAKANREKWDWVPPVKNEALYNAVSELAKDRLGEAYRITEKQARYAQIDLIKEDVLTTLKAQDEELDENEVMNIIIDLESQIVRQRVIAGEPRIDGREKDMVRALDIRTNLLPRAHGSALFTRGETQALVTATLGTERDAQIIDELTGEYTERFLLHYNFPPYSVGETGMVGSPKRREIGHGRLAKRGVAAVMPSQEEFPYTVRVVSEITESNGSSSMASVCGASLALMVAGVPIKSSVAGIAMGLVKEGDKFVVLSDILGDEDHLGDMDFKVAGTREGVSALQMDIKIEGITKEIMQVALNQAKGARLHILTVMDQAINKPRQEISEFAPRIYTMNINPDKIRDIIGKGGATIRALTEETGTTIEISDDGTVKIAASDANKAKDAMERINNLVADVEIGKIYTGKVTRIVDFGAFVSIIGGKEGLVHVSQIADHRVEKVADYLKVGQEVNVKVLEIDRQGRIRLSMKDAIEPAIEDIPTAE; this comes from the coding sequence TTGTTTAATCCAACATATCAAAAATTTCAATATGGACGTCACACTGTTACTTTAGAAACAGGTATTTTAGCACGTCAAGCATCGGCTGCGGTCATGGTTAATATGGACGATACCGCTGTATTTGTTACGGTAGTTGCTAATAAAAAAGTCAAAGAAGGGCAAGACTTTTTTCCTTTAACCGTTAATTACCAAGAACGTACCTATGCTGCCGGTCGTATTCCCGGGGGATTTTTTAAACGTGAAGGACGTCCAAGTGAAGGAGAAACATTAATTGCACGTTTAATTGACCGTCCATTACGTCCATTATTTCCTGAGGGATTTGTTAATGAAATTCAAATTATTGCAACAGTTGTGTCAGTCAATCCGGATGTCAGTCCTGATTTAGTTGCAATGATAGGTGCTTCAGCTGCACTTTGCTTGTCAGGTGTGCCTTTCCATGGCCCTATTGGTGCCGCTCGAGTAGGTTTACTCAACGATGAATTCGTATTAAACCCATCAGTAAAAGAACTTCAAGATAGCCGTTTAGATTTAGTTGTCGCTGGTACGAAAAGCGCAGTATTAATGGTTGAATCTGAAGCAGATTTATTAAGCGAAGAGCAAATGTTAGCTGCTGTTGTGTTAGGTCATGAGCAACAACAAGTTGTCATTGATAACATTAATGAATTTGTGGCGAAAGCGAATCGTGAAAAATGGGATTGGGTTCCACCAGTTAAAAATGAAGCATTATACAATGCTGTTTCTGAACTAGCGAAAGATCGTCTTGGTGAAGCTTACCGCATCACAGAAAAACAAGCTCGTTATGCGCAAATCGATCTGATCAAAGAAGATGTACTAACCACTTTAAAAGCACAAGATGAAGAACTTGATGAAAACGAAGTGATGAACATCATTATTGATTTAGAAAGTCAAATTGTTCGTCAGCGTGTTATTGCCGGTGAGCCTCGTATTGATGGTCGTGAGAAAGATATGGTTCGGGCATTGGATATCCGTACTAATTTATTGCCAAGAGCACATGGTAGCGCCTTATTCACGCGTGGTGAAACTCAAGCATTAGTAACGGCAACATTAGGTACTGAACGTGATGCGCAGATTATTGATGAATTAACAGGCGAATACACCGAACGTTTCTTATTGCATTATAACTTCCCGCCATATTCTGTCGGTGAAACAGGTATGGTTGGATCACCTAAACGTCGCGAAATTGGTCATGGACGTTTAGCTAAACGAGGTGTAGCTGCGGTTATGCCTAGCCAAGAAGAATTTCCTTATACGGTGCGTGTAGTATCTGAAATTACTGAATCAAATGGTTCATCGTCAATGGCTTCTGTTTGTGGTGCTTCGCTTGCTCTAATGGTTGCAGGTGTGCCAATTAAATCATCAGTTGCAGGTATTGCAATGGGATTAGTTAAAGAAGGCGATAAATTTGTCGTATTATCAGATATTTTAGGTGATGAAGATCATCTTGGCGATATGGACTTTAAAGTTGCCGGAACACGTGAAGGTGTTAGTGCCTTACAAATGGATATCAAAATTGAAGGTATCACCAAAGAAATCATGCAAGTTGCTCTTAATCAAGCGAAAGGTGCAAGATTGCATATTTTAACGGTAATGGATCAAGCGATTAACAAACCGCGTCAAGAAATATCAGAATTTGCTCCACGCATTTACACTATGAATATTAATCCGGATAAAATCCGTGATATTATCGGTAAAGGTGGCGCAACGATTCGTGCATTAACCGAAGAAACAGGCACAACCATTGAAATCTCTGATGATGGTACGGTTAAGATTGCAGCATCCGATGCGAACAAAGCTAAAGATGCTATGGAGCGTATCAATAATTTGGTTGCTGATGTTGAAATTGGTAAGATTTATACAGGTAAAGTAACACGAATTGTTGATTTTGGTGCTTTTGTATCTATTATCGGTGGTAAAGAGGGATTAGTTCATGTTTCTCAAATAGCCGATCATCGTGTTGAAAAAGTGGCAGATTATTTGAAGGTTGGTCAGGAAGTGAATGTGAAAGTTCTTGAGATCGACCGTCAAGGTAGAATTCGTTTAAGTATGAAGGATGCTATAGAACCAGCAATAGAAGATATACCAACTGCTGAATAA
- the rpsO gene encoding 30S ribosomal protein S15, whose product MSLTVEAKAKIVAEYGRGTNDTGSTEVQVALLTARINDLQGHFSEHKKDHHSRRGLLRMVSSRRKLLDYLRRKDIERYNQLIQKLGLRR is encoded by the coding sequence ATGTCTCTAACTGTAGAAGCTAAAGCGAAAATCGTAGCTGAATATGGTCGTGGAACTAACGATACTGGTTCAACTGAAGTTCAAGTTGCTCTTTTAACTGCACGTATTAATGATTTACAAGGTCATTTTTCTGAGCACAAAAAAGATCACCACAGCCGTCGTGGTTTATTACGCATGGTATCTAGCCGTCGTAAATTATTAGATTATTTACGTCGTAAAGATATCGAACGTTATAACCAATTGATTCAAAAATTAGGCTTACGTCGCTAA
- a CDS encoding LysR family transcriptional regulator, which translates to MKLQQLRYILEIARSGSINEAAKNLYITQPSLSTAVKELEAEFGIEIFVRTSKGVSLSTDGVEFLGYAKQVIDQAELLEQHYSKKVPSKQLCSISTQHYAFAVNAFVNLIKKNHTDEYEFTLRETRTYDIITDVANLRSEVGILYLTDFNQKVILRLLKEHRLTFHPLFEAQPHVFISTNHPLSSMKSLTLNDLENYPYLSFEQGEYNSFYFSEEILSTVYHKKSIHVSDRATLFNLLHGLNGYTISTGVLSTDLNGSDILSIPLEVDEKILIGWITSQKVQLSLSAQNYIEALKKLIQEEYGFELKQS; encoded by the coding sequence ATGAAACTTCAACAATTACGTTATATTTTAGAAATTGCTCGTTCAGGTTCAATCAATGAAGCAGCAAAAAATTTATATATTACCCAACCTAGTCTTTCCACAGCAGTTAAAGAATTAGAGGCGGAATTTGGTATTGAAATTTTTGTACGAACGTCTAAAGGCGTTTCATTATCCACTGATGGTGTTGAATTTTTGGGGTATGCAAAACAAGTTATAGATCAAGCTGAATTATTAGAACAACACTATTCAAAAAAAGTCCCTTCAAAACAACTTTGCAGTATTTCCACTCAACACTATGCATTTGCTGTTAATGCATTTGTGAATCTTATCAAAAAAAATCACACTGATGAATATGAGTTTACCCTTAGAGAAACCAGAACATATGATATTATTACTGATGTGGCTAATTTACGAAGCGAAGTTGGGATTTTATATCTAACTGATTTTAATCAAAAAGTGATTCTACGATTGCTGAAAGAACATCGGCTAACATTTCATCCACTGTTTGAAGCTCAACCCCATGTATTTATCAGTACCAATCACCCACTATCATCAATGAAATCGTTAACGTTGAATGACCTTGAAAACTACCCTTATTTGTCTTTTGAACAGGGAGAATATAATTCATTTTATTTTTCAGAAGAGATTTTAAGTACGGTTTATCATAAAAAAAGCATTCATGTGAGTGATAGAGCCACTTTGTTTAATTTATTGCATGGGTTAAATGGTTATACGATTAGTACAGGTGTGTTAAGTACGGATTTAAATGGTTCTGATATCTTATCCATACCACTTGAAGTTGATGAAAAAATTTTGATTGGTTGGATCACTTCGCAAAAAGTACAACTCAGCCTGTCAGCCCAAAATTATATTGAAGCGTTAAAAAAACTCATTCAAGAAGAGTATGGTTTTGAGCTTAAACAAAGCTAA
- a CDS encoding TSUP family transporter, with product MSYEILVLLFAIAILAGFIDSIAGGGGLLTVPALLAVGLPPASALATNKLQSCGGSFSASLYFIRQHMVDLKQQKWAIVFAFIGSAIGTISVIHIQAEFLKLLLPILTISVGIYFLLSPKVGEDDRKSRFSIIQFALIPALGIGFYDGFFGPGAGSFYAVAYITLAGFNLTKATAHTKVLNFTSNLAGLIFFILGGEVVWSIGLIMLIGQFIGARLGAKMVVTKGRRLIRPMLITVSTIMSIKLIYENFFI from the coding sequence ATGAGTTATGAAATACTCGTTTTATTATTTGCCATCGCCATTTTAGCCGGCTTTATTGATTCCATCGCTGGTGGTGGAGGCTTATTAACTGTGCCAGCTTTATTAGCGGTTGGATTGCCTCCTGCTAGTGCTTTAGCAACAAATAAATTACAAAGTTGTGGTGGATCTTTTTCCGCTAGTCTCTATTTTATTCGTCAACACATGGTTGATTTGAAACAGCAAAAGTGGGCGATTGTATTTGCCTTTATTGGTTCTGCTATAGGTACGATTTCAGTCATCCATATTCAAGCTGAATTTTTAAAACTTTTACTACCCATACTAACTATTAGCGTAGGCATTTATTTTTTACTTTCGCCAAAAGTAGGTGAAGATGATCGTAAAAGTCGGTTCTCTATCATTCAATTTGCACTAATACCAGCATTAGGAATCGGTTTTTATGACGGATTTTTTGGCCCCGGTGCAGGTTCATTTTACGCTGTGGCTTATATAACCCTTGCAGGTTTTAATTTAACGAAAGCAACCGCACATACCAAAGTTTTAAATTTTACTTCTAATTTAGCTGGGCTAATCTTTTTTATTTTAGGTGGCGAAGTCGTCTGGTCAATTGGTCTGATTATGTTAATCGGTCAATTTATCGGAGCAAGGCTTGGTGCAAAAATGGTAGTAACTAAAGGTCGCAGATTAATTAGACCCATGTTAATCACTGTTTCGACTATTATGAGCATCAAATTAATCTATGAAAACTTTTTTATTTAA
- the aroC gene encoding chorismate synthase: MSGNSIGKLFKVTTFGESHGVALGCIVDGVPPGLTLTESYLQIDLDRRRPGASRYTTQRREPDQVKILSGVFEGVTTGTSIGLMIENTDQRSQDYSQIKDIFRPSHADYTYHNKYGIRDYRGGGRSSARETAMRVAAGAIAKKYLHEKFGIQIRGYLAQMGDIVCELKDWQQVEQNPFFCADESKLESLDQLLRSLRKEGDSIGAKVCIVAENVPVGLGEPVFDKLDAELAHALMSINAVKGVEIGDGFAVVTKRGSENRDEITPNGFLSNHAGGILGGISSGQTIIANIALKPTPSIEISGRSINVVGESVDVSTHGRHDPCVGIRAVPIAEAMVAIVLMDHYLRYRAQCSDVNL; encoded by the coding sequence ATGTCTGGAAACTCAATCGGAAAATTATTTAAAGTCACAACCTTTGGTGAATCACATGGCGTTGCATTAGGATGTATTGTCGACGGTGTACCACCAGGTCTTACATTAACGGAATCATATTTACAAATAGATCTAGATCGCCGTCGTCCAGGCGCATCTCGTTATACAACTCAACGCAGAGAACCTGATCAAGTTAAAATATTATCAGGTGTTTTTGAAGGTGTAACAACGGGTACCAGCATTGGTTTAATGATTGAAAATACCGATCAACGTTCGCAAGACTATAGCCAAATAAAAGATATTTTTCGACCTAGCCATGCAGATTATACTTATCACAACAAATATGGGATAAGAGATTATCGGGGAGGAGGGCGCTCCTCTGCCCGTGAAACAGCGATGCGTGTTGCTGCAGGAGCAATAGCCAAAAAATATCTACATGAAAAATTCGGTATTCAAATACGTGGATATTTGGCACAAATGGGAGATATTGTGTGCGAATTAAAAGATTGGCAGCAAGTTGAACAAAATCCATTTTTTTGTGCAGATGAATCGAAACTTGAATCGCTCGATCAATTGCTTAGATCGTTACGAAAAGAAGGAGATTCGATTGGTGCTAAAGTGTGTATTGTGGCTGAAAATGTTCCAGTAGGATTGGGGGAACCTGTTTTTGATAAATTAGATGCTGAACTCGCCCATGCTTTAATGAGCATTAATGCAGTAAAAGGGGTAGAGATTGGCGACGGATTTGCGGTTGTCACTAAACGAGGAAGTGAAAATCGAGATGAAATCACACCAAATGGTTTTTTATCTAACCATGCTGGTGGTATCTTAGGCGGGATAAGTTCCGGGCAAACGATAATCGCCAATATTGCGCTGAAACCCACGCCAAGTATCGAAATATCAGGTCGTTCAATAAATGTAGTTGGTGAATCGGTTGATGTTTCTACGCATGGACGACATGACCCATGTGTAGGTATACGTGCAGTTCCGATAGCAGAGGCAATGGTGGCTATTGTTCTTATGGATCACTATCTCCGTTATCGGGCACAATGCAGCGATGTCAATTTATGA
- the prmB gene encoding 50S ribosomal protein L3 N(5)-glutamine methyltransferase, whose product MENLSTVQDFIRWTTSQLSQSDIYLGHGTDNPIDESKQLILASLGLSLSIPPEFYAANLTEEERQFLFDIIQKRIDDRVPTPYLTNQAWFCGHSFYVDERVLIPRSPIGELIDNHFKTLLTTPPRNILDLCTGSGCIGIACAYAFPEAHVDITDISLEAIDVAQTNINLHEMNFQVTPILSDLFDDLPVKQYDLIVSNPPYVDDEDMNDLPEEYLYEPKLALEAGFDGLDLVKRILHDATNYLTPEGVLICEVGNSWISLQEQYPDVPFNWIDFERGGFGVFSITQQDLIKYHHYFK is encoded by the coding sequence ATGGAAAACTTAAGTACCGTTCAGGACTTTATTCGCTGGACAACTTCACAACTCAGTCAATCAGATATTTATTTAGGACATGGAACGGATAATCCTATCGATGAATCAAAACAACTTATTTTAGCCAGTTTAGGCTTATCATTATCTATTCCTCCAGAATTTTACGCAGCCAATCTGACGGAAGAAGAAAGGCAGTTTCTGTTTGATATTATTCAAAAGCGAATTGACGATCGTGTTCCAACTCCTTATTTAACGAATCAAGCGTGGTTTTGTGGGCATAGCTTTTATGTTGATGAACGAGTTTTAATACCTCGTTCACCGATTGGTGAATTAATTGATAATCATTTTAAAACGCTACTAACCACACCGCCTCGAAATATTTTAGATCTTTGTACCGGGAGTGGTTGCATTGGTATTGCTTGTGCTTATGCTTTTCCAGAAGCGCATGTTGATATTACTGATATTTCGCTTGAGGCAATTGATGTTGCTCAAACCAATATCAATTTGCACGAAATGAACTTTCAAGTTACGCCTATCTTATCGGATCTTTTTGATGATTTACCGGTAAAACAGTACGATCTTATTGTCTCCAATCCACCTTATGTTGATGATGAGGATATGAATGATTTGCCTGAAGAATATTTATATGAACCGAAACTGGCGCTGGAAGCCGGATTTGATGGATTGGATTTAGTAAAACGAATTTTGCATGATGCAACAAATTATTTAACACCTGAAGGCGTTCTTATTTGTGAAGTAGGGAATAGTTGGATTAGTTTGCAAGAACAATATCCAGATGTTCCATTCAATTGGATAGACTTTGAGCGTGGTGGTTTTGGCGTGTTTTCAATAACACAACAAGACTTGATTAAATATCATCACTATTTTAAATAA
- a CDS encoding tyrosine-type recombinase/integrase, protein MFFLSKLFKPLNTHPKSVNNWLDEYITILAERNLKPKTIEIKTYLLKVIRQQIGAKPISQITPPDVAKIIKIYTDQDKAPSAKCMYHLLKDIFREAYALGWNDRNPAEPIKCPKVTVKRSRMTFVEFKKILNEAEKTGNKIMYDAMTLALVTGQRRSDIAEMKKSNIKRNYLLIDQYKTGAKIALPIKLECKKISTSLRDIIESTDNDYLICRNNEKIKLDDITRQFSRLRDRVYSRNYWDGTPTTFHEIRSLSERLYREQRIDTMTLLGHKSQQMTDKYNDSRGREYKKLRIN, encoded by the coding sequence ATGTTTTTTCTTTCTAAATTATTTAAACCCCTAAATACTCATCCAAAATCCGTTAACAATTGGCTTGATGAATATATTACAATTCTTGCCGAACGTAATTTAAAACCCAAAACAATCGAAATAAAAACGTATTTGCTAAAAGTTATCCGTCAGCAAATAGGCGCTAAACCGATCTCCCAAATAACACCACCCGATGTTGCAAAAATTATCAAAATCTATACAGATCAAGATAAAGCTCCGTCCGCTAAGTGCATGTATCACTTACTTAAAGATATCTTCCGAGAAGCATACGCACTGGGCTGGAATGACAGGAACCCCGCCGAACCAATAAAATGTCCTAAAGTTACTGTGAAACGTTCACGAATGACATTTGTTGAGTTTAAGAAAATTTTAAATGAGGCGGAAAAAACAGGAAATAAAATAATGTATGATGCTATGACGCTTGCGCTAGTTACAGGGCAACGCCGTTCAGATATAGCAGAAATGAAAAAATCAAATATTAAACGAAATTATTTATTAATAGATCAATATAAAACAGGTGCAAAAATCGCGCTACCGATAAAATTGGAATGTAAAAAAATAAGCACTAGTTTACGAGACATTATTGAATCAACTGATAATGACTATTTAATATGTCGCAACAATGAAAAAATAAAATTAGACGATATAACGCGTCAATTTTCACGATTACGTGATAGAGTTTATAGCCGAAATTACTGGGACGGAACACCTACCACATTTCACGAAATCAGGTCGCTGTCAGAGCGTTTATATAGAGAACAACGCATTGACACCATGACATTATTGGGTCACAAATCCCAGCAAATGACTGATAAATATAATGATAGTCGAGGTCGTGAGTATAAAAAACTGAGAATAAATTAA
- a CDS encoding tail fiber assembly protein, which translates to MINYYFDNTNEFRPYTHQLEANNDTMPPDNALRIAPEFRRGYYPCEKKGAWVLVEDHREKTAYNIETQEPVKIDYLGKIKSGYTLLEPFEFCKWEKNKWVLDEEQKNTYVTQQNQSKLVNLLSEVNNEIDILTDKIELDIATDDDKKLLKKWKLYRIQLKSIDTNKLDIEFPAKP; encoded by the coding sequence ATGATTAATTACTATTTTGATAACACAAACGAATTCAGACCGTACACGCATCAATTAGAGGCTAACAATGACACAATGCCACCCGACAATGCGTTACGGATTGCCCCAGAATTTAGGCGTGGGTATTATCCGTGCGAAAAAAAAGGTGCGTGGGTGCTCGTCGAGGATCATCGAGAAAAAACAGCCTATAATATCGAAACACAGGAGCCTGTTAAAATTGATTATCTAGGTAAAATAAAATCCGGTTATACGTTGTTAGAGCCGTTCGAGTTTTGCAAATGGGAAAAAAATAAATGGGTGCTGGATGAGGAGCAAAAAAACACCTATGTTACCCAACAAAACCAATCAAAATTAGTAAATTTGTTATCTGAGGTTAATAATGAGATAGATATATTGACCGACAAAATAGAGCTAGATATAGCAACAGATGATGATAAAAAACTACTGAAAAAATGGAAATTGTATCGTATACAGCTAAAATCCATTGATACAAATAAATTAGATATTGAATTCCCAGCTAAGCCCTAA
- a CDS encoding tail fiber assembly protein, with amino-acid sequence MIYTSQEYAEMAIKANEEGKALKEVKGKLKLVDPEPIHLSDEQIILQNQSIKTALISEANEKIAILQDVIDLDMQESNEDEQLKNWKKHRILLTRVDTSNINVTFPKKPV; translated from the coding sequence ATGATATATACAAGTCAAGAGTACGCCGAAATGGCTATTAAAGCGAATGAAGAAGGCAAAGCTTTAAAAGAGGTAAAAGGAAAGCTAAAGCTGGTTGATCCTGAGCCTATTCATCTGTCTGATGAGCAAATTATATTGCAAAATCAATCAATAAAAACAGCATTAATATCTGAAGCCAACGAGAAAATAGCTATTTTACAGGATGTTATAGATTTGGATATGCAAGAATCTAATGAAGACGAGCAGTTAAAAAACTGGAAGAAACACCGCATTTTATTAACTCGTGTGGATACCTCAAATATAAATGTCACATTCCCCAAAAAGCCCGTTTAG